The sequence CCCTCAGAGCAGGCAGATTTTTCgtaaaatttaaattatgcgTAATCCCGTAAGCTTTAAAGTAGTGAGCATTGTTACTGAGGTCCAGCACTTGTAGTTTCTTTAGTTCTTTGAAGGCATAGTCATAGGCCAGATCAATCTTATTGAATGACAGGTCCAGGTATGTCAGATTAGGCAGCAAGGAGAATTCTGTTCCATTAAGTGCTGCTGAAAATCCATTTCCAGAAAGGTTGAGACATGCAATATTTCCATAGCCCTCGAATTGCTTTggagaaatgaagaaaagattGTTTGAGCTGAGGACTAGCACTCGTCCAGAGTTAAAACACTCTTCCTTGATGAGGCCATGTGACAGCTCGTAAAGGTCATCTTTTGGATAGGCCTTTATGAGCGGTGAAATAGAAAGTTCCGACCTCTTTAGCTTGTATCCATTACTTGGATGTGGTGGACTCTTCACTGGAATGGGATACAGCCTGTTTTCTGCAAGGTATATCATTTTTAGGTGTTGGAATTGGCTGAATATGGTGGAATCAGAGTGAATAATGAAGTTAGTCCCTAAATTTAGTGCCAACAGATGTTTGAGCTTGTACAGAGGTCTGAGCGTGCCCGGTCCAATACTCTGGAAGACCAAACCATCCAAATGCAAAGTTCTGAGCGACACAAGCTTTGAAAACTCTTTTGAGAGATTTACTGTTGTAGGGTATAACTTGAGAGCAAAGTTGAAAGAAAGATCAAGTTTTTCCAACTTTGGAAGACATCTTAGAAATGTTGCCTCCTCAGTAATTGCTTTTAACAAGAAGTTAAATGACAGGTACAACTGTTTAAGCTTGGTCAGACTCTCAAACCAGGAGGGATTCAGGTGGTCCAGTGAGCTCCCTCCCAGGTTCAGTGTCTCGAGCTGTGTCAGATTGGAAAATGCATTAGGATGGATACCAAGAGAACCGTTTTTGCAAGGAACACAGGGATATGGAGCAGAGTGACATCTTGGACAGTTCCCTTGTATTTTTAGGACTTTTAAATTTGATAGCCCAGTAAAATCCTCTGCAGATATGTATTGAATTGCATTATCACCCAGTTGTAATATGCTTAATGATTGCGGTAAACTTTTGGGAACTTGAGTTAAGTTGTTATATGACAAGTCCAGAGCCTGGAGTCTGCTCATAACTGCAAAACTGTCTTCCACAATCGTAAAAGATTTCCCACAAGGATTCCAGAAGTAGCAGTTTTTGGATAGCCATAAATGTGTCACCTTTGTTAAGCCAGCAAGGCTCCTGTTATTCACTGACATAATGTGGTTATTGTTCAGATAGAGATGTTCTATGCTGAGAGGGAGATTGCTGGGAATTTCCTTCAGACCATTGCCAGTCAGTATCAGTTCAGTCAGTTTtgtcagattttttaaagcattcGCTGCAATCATTACttctttgttcttgtttgcccaGCTGAGATTGAGCTGAGTCAGATTTGGCAGTTTGGAAAATGAATTAACCGAAATATTCTTAATGAAATTTTCGGATAAGTTGAGCTCAGTTGCATTACTTGTTATCCCATCAGGTACTCCCTGCAGATGACGCCCTTTGCAGTCAAATAGAACCTGAGAGGTATTGTCAGCTGTGACATCACAAGGGAACTGTGGTGACATCCACATGGGTTTACATGCAGCAGGCTGGATCTCATAATGGCAACACAGACCGAACAGCAGGAAGTGCATCCAACACGTCACTGTCTGTAGATAAACAATATAATTAGTGAAATGCAGCAACTTAAATTCATAGTCagtactatatacatatattgaacatctattgttttgtattatacagtacatcatacattttgtgttttaaaggaTAGATTCACAATGTTTAAATATGTTCAAGTATGTTCAAAGGAATGATTGCAGCAAGCAAAATCAGTTTCAATGTTCAGGTGGGCACCTGACTAATGTTTAGGACATACTTGACACATTGTGA is a genomic window of Etheostoma spectabile isolate EspeVRDwgs_2016 chromosome 11, UIUC_Espe_1.0, whole genome shotgun sequence containing:
- the tlr8a gene encoding toll-like receptor 8 — its product is MTVTCWMHFLLFGLCCHYEIQPAACKPMWMSPQFPCDVTADNTSQVLFDCKGRHLQGVPDGITSNATELNLSENFIKNISVNSFSKLPNLTQLNLSWANKNKEVMIAANALKNLTKLTELILTGNGLKEIPSNLPLSIEHLYLNNNHIMSVNNRSLAGLTKVTHLWLSKNCYFWNPCGKSFTIVEDSFAVMSRLQALDLSYNNLTQVPKSLPQSLSILQLGDNAIQYISAEDFTGLSNLKVLKIQGNCPRCHSAPYPCVPCKNGSLGIHPNAFSNLTQLETLNLGGSSLDHLNPSWFESLTKLKQLYLSFNFLLKAITEEATFLRCLPKLEKLDLSFNFALKLYPTTVNLSKEFSKLVSLRTLHLDGLVFQSIGPGTLRPLYKLKHLLALNLGTNFIIHSDSTIFSQFQHLKMIYLAENRLYPIPVKSPPHPSNGYKLKRSELSISPLIKAYPKDDLYELSHGLIKEECFNSGRVLVLSSNNLFFISPKQFEGYGNIACLNLSGNGFSAALNGTEFSLLPNLTYLDLSFNKIDLAYDYAFKELKKLQVLDLSNNAHYFKAYGITHNLNFTKNLPALRVLNMSHNSISTLTTKQMHSKSLTELQFTNNNLGNLWKERDGSYKMLFTNLTNLTILDISKNRIVKIPDNIYEYLPRNLTILRISHNLLTDFIWNKLKFFHQIQILDLSFNSLSNVTGINSNVFNTLTFLDLSHNKIFHLDKGFLKGATSLMTLRLDSNKLTIINQSTFQSRPESKIQTLFLQGNPFQCTCDSLDFIVWIENSNVKIPRLTTEVLCDTPLNQKGQALINFDINQCVNDSQAFLMYILTNFLIVAFMFVATVAHLFYWDASYVLHYVKAKLKGYTSMNSQAGVYDVFVTYDTTDPHVSEWVMRNLRVKLEEEGEKHLPLCLEERDWLPGVPLLDNLAQSIQYSRKTLFVLTEGYVKTGVFKLAMYLAHQRLLDENVDVIVLLMLEPVLLHSHFLRLRRRLCEKSVVEWPRTAAAEPWFWQNLRNVLRVDNQLMYNKTYSKYFTSK